Proteins encoded in a region of the Anoxybacillus amylolyticus genome:
- a CDS encoding TOTE conflict system archaeo-eukaryotic primase domain-containing protein, with translation MDIRIQLEQVLAECERLRKENEYLKQVLSTMMQKNRDVRSVVPSANLMVNNRSSPEEKIRLFKRLFRGRTDVYAVRWESKDGRTGYTPACAYEWQPPFCRKPEIKCSECKHRTLLPLDDQVLYDHLSGKHTIGIYPMQKDETCFFLAIDFDKKNWKEDVLAFVNICKQFSVPYSIERSRSGNGAHVWIFFSEAIPASLARKMGMVLLAKTLENRYELGLDSYDRLFPNQDTLPKGGFGNLIALPLQRKPRANGNSVFVDESFTPYPDQWLYLSSVQMMTKNEVQDVIRKYENKLITTNEIYPKKVTIELKNGLYVKKDGVPSSLLTKLTKTATFANPEFYKAQKSRLSTYGIPRVINCSWEERGYLVLPRGCLEEVIDLLSSLSIHAEVNDHRFDGQVIEVQFHGELTSQQHDALSQLLKHDIGILSATTGFGKTVIAAALIAERKVNTLVVVHRTQLIQQWIEQLSMFLNIPSKEIGQIGGGKNKITGNVDIATIQSLNYKGELKSSITQYGQIIIDECHHISAFSFEQVLKQIRAKYVCGLTATPTRKDGLHPIIHMQCGSVRYKIDGKTQAKVRPFIHRLIPRYTNFTSLSKDIQHLYHEIVINEQRNQQLFDDVLSALEEGRCPLVLTERIEHIEILQNLFKGFAKNIIVLCGKMTKKEKAQALQKLASIPDGVERLVIATGKYVGEGFDNTRLDTLFLAMPISWKGTLQQYVGRLHRIHANKQEVRVYDYVDHKIPIMKKMFEKRLAGYRAMGYIIDGENISAEEQMKLF, from the coding sequence ATGGATATCCGAATTCAATTGGAACAGGTACTTGCGGAATGTGAACGTTTGAGAAAAGAAAACGAATATTTAAAACAAGTTCTTTCAACAATGATGCAAAAGAATAGGGACGTTCGTTCTGTTGTTCCTTCAGCTAATCTGATGGTCAATAACCGCTCCTCACCGGAAGAAAAGATTCGATTATTCAAGCGACTTTTCCGAGGCCGAACAGATGTATATGCGGTTCGCTGGGAGTCAAAAGATGGACGAACGGGATATACCCCGGCTTGTGCCTATGAATGGCAACCGCCTTTTTGTCGAAAACCGGAGATTAAATGTAGTGAGTGCAAACACCGAACGTTGTTGCCACTAGATGATCAGGTACTTTACGATCATTTAAGTGGAAAACACACAATTGGAATTTATCCAATGCAAAAAGATGAAACTTGTTTCTTTTTAGCAATTGATTTTGATAAAAAGAATTGGAAAGAAGATGTATTAGCTTTTGTCAACATATGCAAACAGTTTTCCGTACCGTATAGTATTGAACGATCAAGGTCCGGAAATGGTGCACATGTATGGATCTTTTTCTCCGAAGCGATTCCTGCTTCGTTAGCTCGTAAAATGGGAATGGTGTTGCTTGCAAAAACGTTGGAAAATCGGTATGAACTCGGTTTAGATTCTTATGATCGGCTATTTCCGAATCAAGATACACTCCCTAAAGGTGGGTTTGGTAACTTAATCGCTTTACCTCTTCAACGAAAACCAAGAGCCAACGGGAATAGTGTATTTGTGGACGAATCTTTTACACCTTATCCAGATCAATGGCTATATTTGTCTTCTGTTCAAATGATGACAAAAAACGAAGTACAAGATGTTATACGGAAGTATGAAAATAAGTTGATTACTACTAATGAAATATATCCAAAGAAAGTAACAATTGAATTAAAAAATGGGCTATATGTAAAAAAAGATGGTGTTCCCTCTTCCCTTTTGACCAAGTTGACAAAAACAGCAACATTTGCAAACCCTGAATTTTATAAAGCCCAGAAAAGCCGTTTGTCAACATACGGGATACCACGAGTCATTAACTGTTCTTGGGAGGAAAGAGGATATTTAGTATTACCACGTGGTTGTTTGGAAGAGGTTATTGATCTCCTCTCATCTCTATCTATTCACGCTGAAGTCAATGACCATCGATTCGATGGTCAGGTAATTGAAGTACAATTTCACGGTGAGTTAACTTCCCAGCAACATGATGCTTTATCGCAACTACTGAAGCATGATATAGGAATTCTCTCGGCAACAACCGGTTTTGGAAAAACAGTGATAGCAGCGGCTTTAATTGCGGAACGAAAAGTTAATACGTTAGTCGTTGTTCATCGGACGCAGTTGATACAACAATGGATAGAGCAATTATCTATGTTTCTTAATATCCCATCAAAAGAAATTGGACAAATCGGTGGCGGAAAAAACAAAATCACAGGAAATGTTGATATAGCTACTATTCAAAGCTTAAATTACAAAGGGGAACTGAAGTCGTCTATTACACAATACGGTCAAATTATTATTGATGAATGCCATCATATTTCTGCGTTCAGTTTTGAACAGGTATTAAAACAAATTCGTGCTAAGTATGTGTGTGGATTAACAGCTACCCCAACACGTAAAGATGGGTTACATCCCATTATTCATATGCAATGTGGATCTGTTCGTTATAAAATTGATGGGAAAACACAAGCAAAAGTACGGCCATTCATTCATCGCTTAATACCAAGATATACAAATTTTACATCTTTAAGCAAAGACATCCAACATCTTTATCATGAAATTGTAATTAATGAACAACGAAATCAACAATTGTTTGATGACGTATTGTCCGCACTTGAAGAAGGCCGCTGCCCGTTAGTTTTAACAGAACGAATTGAACATATTGAAATTTTGCAAAACCTCTTCAAAGGTTTTGCAAAAAATATTATTGTACTCTGTGGGAAAATGACGAAAAAAGAGAAAGCACAAGCACTACAAAAGCTTGCTTCTATTCCTGATGGTGTAGAGAGATTAGTGATTGCTACAGGTAAATATGTGGGTGAAGGGTTTGATAACACGAGGCTGGACACCTTATTTTTAGCAATGCCAATTTCGTGGAAAGGTACGTTACAACAATATGTAGGACGTCTGCACCGAATTCATGCGAATAAACAAGAAGTACGTGTATATGATTACGTCGATCACAAAATACCGATTATGAAAAAGATGTTTGAAAAAAGATTAGCAGGATACCGAGCAATGGGGTATATAATAGATGGAGAAAACATTTCAGCCGAGGAGCAAATGAAGTTGTTTTAG
- a CDS encoding serine/threonine-protein kinase, translating to MVRKRYSIQLKKGMNIGDKYILQEMIGEGSYGYVWKALRCKDEEIVALKIPKSQERGDAALVEGERFIGVSHENIINIYWMGRVDGYFVIEMELFDGKPLSQELSEEGINHPRTFQKMFDIFDQVLNGVEFMHSLRIAHGDIKPDNILINEATVKLTDFGTSRLIEDIFVKTIDGAGTFAYIAPEVLHSQTRYLNSDIYSLGVLLYQLLTGKTPHDTYFNVIHNVPFPKPRELNDSITPSMEKVIMKALERNPEIRYQSVTDFRAEFKKAVDEHFKQQQGEKFIPRATLANKQDPLELAILNCKLKKFTLAEKILVTEITNGSTVPEVVLQLAYVYYKTGRLFESLRKIEEIERTTIEDTRQESFTTAVKSLKAKIFLAMKKYEEALHLYEELHQKEPKNLDYRYKLAVCYGVCGQGEKTIQLLEQLNQETPGIWVVVKKLGQAYEQKKDYERARAYFKYALKLRPDDEYVKQRLTAYDYYL from the coding sequence ATGGTTCGTAAGCGTTATTCGATTCAACTAAAAAAGGGTATGAATATCGGAGATAAATATATTTTGCAAGAAATGATAGGCGAAGGGTCATACGGATATGTATGGAAAGCCCTTCGCTGTAAAGATGAAGAAATTGTAGCGTTAAAAATACCGAAAAGCCAGGAACGTGGTGATGCAGCATTAGTGGAAGGAGAACGTTTTATTGGCGTTTCCCATGAAAATATTATCAATATTTATTGGATGGGCAGAGTAGACGGTTATTTTGTCATCGAGATGGAACTGTTTGACGGAAAGCCTCTCTCACAAGAGTTAAGTGAAGAGGGAATTAACCATCCACGCACATTTCAAAAAATGTTTGATATTTTTGATCAGGTACTAAATGGCGTTGAATTTATGCACTCTCTACGCATAGCACACGGAGATATTAAACCTGACAATATTTTAATAAATGAAGCTACTGTAAAATTAACAGATTTCGGAACAAGTCGATTGATTGAAGATATTTTTGTAAAAACAATTGATGGTGCAGGAACATTTGCTTATATCGCTCCTGAAGTTCTCCATTCACAGACGCGATATTTAAATTCTGACATTTATTCTTTAGGGGTTTTATTATATCAATTGTTAACAGGAAAAACCCCGCATGACACATATTTTAACGTGATTCATAATGTTCCTTTTCCAAAACCAAGAGAATTAAACGATAGTATTACACCTTCGATGGAAAAGGTAATCATGAAGGCGTTGGAGAGAAATCCGGAAATACGATATCAGTCGGTTACAGATTTCCGCGCGGAATTTAAAAAAGCGGTAGACGAACATTTTAAACAGCAGCAAGGTGAAAAATTTATTCCTCGTGCAACATTAGCCAACAAACAAGATCCGTTAGAATTGGCCATATTGAATTGTAAATTAAAGAAATTTACATTAGCAGAAAAAATTTTAGTTACAGAAATAACAAACGGGAGTACGGTTCCGGAAGTTGTTTTGCAGCTGGCATATGTATATTATAAAACAGGACGTTTATTCGAATCGTTGCGGAAAATTGAAGAGATTGAAAGAACAACGATTGAAGACACACGCCAAGAAAGCTTTACAACAGCCGTAAAAAGTTTAAAAGCAAAAATTTTCTTAGCAATGAAGAAATACGAGGAAGCGCTGCATTTATATGAAGAATTGCATCAAAAAGAACCAAAAAATTTAGATTATCGTTATAAATTGGCAGTGTGTTATGGAGTGTGTGGACAAGGAGAGAAAACGATTCAACTTCTAGAGCAACTCAATCAAGAGACACCAGGGATTTGGGTGGTTGTCAAAAAACTCGGTCAGGCATACGAACAAAAAAAGGACTACGAGCGGGCAAGAGCTTATTTCAAATATGCTTTAAAACTTCGGCCTGATGACGAGTATGTAAAGCAGAGGTTAACAGCTTATGATTATTATTTGTAA
- a CDS encoding DNA polymerase IV, translating into MQAANGKHGRIIFHIDCNSFFASCEVARDPSLKEKPVVVAGDPKERRGIVLAANYIAKQRFGIYTTMPLWEAKKKCPSLVVRKPNFSLYREMSQQVFAFLQHISPLLERASIDEGYLDVTEMALSQHPLVLAEQIQRELLETLHIPVSIGIAPNKFLAKMASEMKKPLGITVLRKRDVQRLLWPLPVGQMHGVGDKTAEKLNTIGITTIGDLAKAEEAALQQKLGIYGLRLKERANGMDDSRVDPEEGEKCKSIGNSTTLPYDVTEERVLLDVLRELAESVSVRMKQKRVVSATVQLTIRYHNFQTITRSKTWDNPFQDTEEIFRYAVYLLKKHWNGDPVRLLGITALDVFDRKEAVKQLDLFHYEEEAKTEALWKTVEKLGKKFGDAAIQKGASLLEKEN; encoded by the coding sequence ATGCAAGCGGCGAATGGAAAACATGGACGCATTATTTTTCATATCGACTGCAATTCGTTTTTCGCGAGCTGCGAGGTGGCGCGTGATCCGTCATTGAAAGAGAAACCTGTCGTCGTAGCAGGTGATCCGAAAGAACGGAGAGGGATTGTGCTAGCGGCGAATTATATCGCTAAGCAGCGCTTTGGCATTTATACGACGATGCCGCTATGGGAAGCGAAGAAAAAATGTCCATCTCTTGTCGTGCGGAAACCGAATTTTTCGCTTTATCGCGAAATGAGCCAGCAAGTGTTCGCATTTTTACAACATATTTCTCCGCTTCTTGAGCGCGCTTCTATCGATGAAGGCTATTTAGATGTCACAGAAATGGCATTATCCCAGCACCCGCTTGTATTAGCCGAACAAATTCAGCGTGAGTTGCTTGAAACGCTTCATATCCCCGTCAGCATCGGCATTGCGCCGAACAAGTTTTTAGCGAAAATGGCAAGTGAAATGAAAAAGCCGCTCGGAATTACTGTCTTGCGCAAACGCGACGTCCAACGCCTATTATGGCCACTGCCGGTTGGGCAGATGCATGGAGTAGGCGACAAAACCGCCGAAAAGCTAAATACGATAGGGATTACAACCATTGGCGACTTAGCAAAAGCCGAAGAAGCAGCACTCCAACAAAAGCTTGGCATTTATGGCCTTCGTTTGAAAGAGCGGGCGAACGGCATGGATGATAGTCGTGTCGATCCGGAAGAAGGGGAGAAGTGTAAATCAATCGGCAATTCCACAACACTTCCGTACGACGTAACTGAAGAGCGGGTTCTGCTTGATGTACTTCGCGAGCTAGCCGAGTCTGTCAGCGTACGAATGAAACAGAAGCGAGTGGTGTCTGCGACGGTTCAATTGACGATCCGCTATCACAACTTCCAAACGATCACCCGCAGCAAAACGTGGGACAACCCGTTTCAAGACACGGAAGAGATTTTTCGCTATGCGGTGTATTTATTGAAAAAACATTGGAACGGAGATCCAGTCAGATTACTTGGCATTACCGCTCTTGACGTCTTTGATCGCAAAGAAGCCGTCAAACAGCTCGACTTATTCCATTATGAGGAAGAAGCGAAAACCGAAGCGTTATGGAAAACGGTAGAGAAGCTCGGAAAAAAATTCGGCGACGCAGCGATTCAAAAAGGTGCCTCCTTGTTAGAAAAAGAGAACTAG
- a CDS encoding ferritin-like domain-containing protein, with protein sequence MDSYLYNDARFIKDLEKAINGEYSAIHCYAKLADLAAKENVRKQILEIRQDEIKHFQQFEHIYVSLTGKRPQPKIIEECSDVYVNGLEFALQDEQRTVDFYLEIADYTANPYIKEIFRRAAADEQNHAVWFLYYFSKAR encoded by the coding sequence ATGGATTCTTATTTATACAACGATGCAAGGTTCATTAAAGACCTTGAAAAAGCCATTAACGGAGAGTATAGTGCGATTCATTGTTATGCCAAATTGGCTGATTTGGCAGCAAAAGAAAACGTGCGAAAACAAATTCTTGAAATTCGGCAGGATGAGATCAAACATTTTCAACAATTTGAGCATATTTACGTCAGTCTAACCGGGAAACGTCCTCAACCGAAGATCATTGAAGAATGTTCCGATGTTTATGTAAATGGATTGGAATTTGCTTTGCAAGATGAACAGCGAACAGTAGATTTTTATTTAGAAATTGCAGATTATACGGCCAATCCGTACATTAAAGAAATATTTCGCCGAGCAGCGGCGGATGAGCAAAATCACGCCGTTTGGTTTTTATACTATTTTTCCAAAGCCCGATGA
- a CDS encoding phasin family protein: MSILKKGLAFGLGLALASKEQVEKLIDELVKKGELSLEESKDVIDQWKQQTEERKAELQRIVREQIKQVIDKFDLVTKDELQQLEQRIRRLEEKEDQ, from the coding sequence ATGAGCATTCTCAAAAAAGGGCTAGCGTTTGGACTCGGATTGGCGTTAGCGAGCAAAGAACAAGTAGAAAAGCTAATTGATGAATTGGTGAAAAAAGGGGAATTGTCCCTTGAAGAATCGAAGGATGTTATCGACCAGTGGAAGCAGCAAACAGAAGAAAGAAAAGCGGAATTGCAGCGTATCGTGCGCGAACAGATCAAACAAGTGATCGATAAATTCGATTTAGTGACGAAAGACGAGCTGCAACAATTAGAGCAACGAATCCGCCGTTTAGAAGAAAAGGAAGACCAGTAA
- a CDS encoding helicase HerA domain-containing protein, giving the protein MSQEKYIGKLIGNTGNPNDLKMVLQDSFSARRGEFVKILHQERPDEQPTYVLGRITSISRSNILYNSDLGEGLNSIELLPGTQMTGETLFASIDLVGYKEPATGQIRIPRRPLDPGSKVYGVDYEFLSKFYQFDENKSIAIGNLIGYERGENIVPVYLDVNKLVTEHLAVLAMTGSGKSYTVGRIIERLVAQMNGTVVVFDTHGEYGKAFEKGNIHFNTNLDHIEDEKDRESILFIQERFRTLQAVGGGIHVYTPQIEEFDYKYAGKNKHLALQFDRFEMDDFEEILPGLTEPQQRVLDVAIRYWKYKYPHPPRDIKDLRELLSGDLEELRGWDEITEAEARALSGRSAAVASMKLNRVINEARSFYTKAIGEPTDIYKLIGEMNEKYGRLIIIDLQGLSDDAKQIVTALVSSEIMRAAADKQRPIRPCFLVYEEGHNYAPAGTPTISKKIIKKIAAEGRKFGVGFAIVSQRPSKLDADVTSQCNTIITMRLKNPDDQRFITKTSDMLTKADIDELPSLSTGEALITGRSIPAPLLVKVGTKALVHGGQSPEVVKEWGVFGG; this is encoded by the coding sequence ATGAGTCAAGAAAAATATATCGGTAAACTGATTGGGAATACTGGAAACCCGAATGATTTAAAAATGGTGCTTCAAGATAGCTTTTCCGCACGCCGTGGCGAGTTTGTGAAAATTTTACATCAAGAACGTCCGGATGAACAACCGACATATGTGCTTGGGCGGATTACCTCTATTTCTCGCAGTAATATTTTATATAACAGCGATCTTGGAGAAGGATTGAATTCGATCGAATTATTACCCGGAACACAAATGACTGGAGAGACATTATTTGCTTCCATTGATCTTGTCGGTTACAAGGAGCCAGCCACAGGACAAATTCGCATTCCGCGTCGACCGTTAGATCCGGGAAGTAAAGTATATGGTGTTGATTATGAATTTCTTTCCAAGTTTTATCAATTTGATGAAAATAAAAGCATTGCGATTGGCAACTTAATCGGTTATGAACGTGGGGAAAATATTGTTCCTGTTTACTTGGACGTCAATAAATTAGTGACAGAACATTTAGCGGTTTTAGCGATGACTGGTTCAGGAAAGTCTTATACGGTCGGTCGTATCATCGAACGACTAGTGGCGCAGATGAATGGAACCGTTGTTGTATTTGATACGCACGGTGAGTATGGAAAGGCATTTGAAAAAGGGAATATCCATTTCAATACGAACCTTGATCATATTGAAGATGAAAAAGATCGGGAAAGCATTTTATTTATTCAAGAACGTTTTCGCACTTTACAAGCGGTAGGAGGCGGTATTCATGTATATACGCCGCAAATAGAAGAGTTTGATTACAAATATGCTGGAAAAAATAAGCACCTCGCCTTGCAATTTGACCGTTTTGAAATGGACGATTTCGAAGAGATTTTGCCTGGCTTAACCGAACCGCAGCAACGGGTACTCGATGTAGCGATTCGTTATTGGAAATATAAATATCCACATCCGCCTCGCGATATTAAAGATTTACGTGAGTTGCTTTCAGGTGATTTAGAAGAATTGCGGGGGTGGGATGAAATAACGGAAGCAGAAGCAAGAGCTTTAAGCGGCAGAAGTGCAGCGGTCGCTTCGATGAAGCTGAATCGCGTCATAAACGAAGCGCGAAGCTTTTACACAAAAGCGATTGGTGAACCGACGGATATTTATAAATTAATTGGAGAAATGAACGAAAAATATGGTCGATTAATCATTATTGATTTGCAAGGATTGTCAGACGATGCAAAGCAAATTGTCACGGCGCTTGTATCTAGTGAAATTATGCGTGCAGCGGCAGATAAACAACGCCCGATTCGTCCTTGCTTCCTTGTATATGAAGAAGGTCATAACTACGCTCCAGCAGGCACACCAACGATTTCGAAAAAAATTATTAAAAAAATTGCCGCAGAAGGCCGTAAATTCGGGGTAGGTTTTGCCATCGTTTCACAACGTCCTTCTAAATTGGATGCAGATGTCACATCGCAATGCAACACGATTATTACTATGCGTCTAAAAAATCCGGATGATCAGCGTTTCATTACGAAAACATCCGATATGTTAACGAAAGCAGACATTGACGAACTTCCATCTTTATCTACAGGGGAAGCATTAATAACGGGACGCTCGATTCCAGCTCCACTATTAGTGAAAGTTGGAACAAAAGCGTTGGTTCATGGTGGTCAATCGCCGGAAGTTGTCAAAGAATGGGGCGTATTCGGTGGATAA
- a CDS encoding cytochrome ubiquinol oxidase subunit I produces the protein MDPVLLARMQFALTTIYHFFFVPLTIGLAFIIALMQTLYVVKKKEIYKKMAKFWGHLFLINFAVGVVTGIIQEFQFGMNWSDYSRFVGDVFGAPLAIEALLAFFMESTFIGLWIFGWDRLPKKVHLASIWLVSIGTMISGFWILTANSFMQVPVGYEIRNGRAEMVDFLALITNGQLWVEFPHVITGALATGAFFIAGVSAYNLLKKKHIEFYKKSMNIALIIGLIGSLGAAFSGHGQAQYLVKTQPMKMAAAEGIWEDTPDPAPWSAFAWIDTNNQENKFELNIPYALSYLSYSKFEGSLKGMKTLQAEYAKKYDPIVGKGTNYIPPVKTTYWSFRLMIGFGIAMILLSMIGLYLWKKGHLEQSSMFLKILVPAISFPFLANTFGWIMTEVGRQPWTVFGLMTTADAVSPNVSAGTILFSIIMYTLIFTILAGVMVYLMVREIKRGPVEHQDVNSTVSIDPFNKAGA, from the coding sequence ATGGATCCAGTGTTGTTGGCAAGAATGCAATTTGCTTTGACTACAATCTACCATTTCTTCTTCGTGCCGCTTACCATTGGCTTAGCATTTATTATCGCTTTGATGCAAACATTATACGTAGTGAAGAAAAAAGAGATTTATAAAAAAATGGCGAAATTCTGGGGACATTTGTTCCTGATTAATTTTGCTGTGGGGGTTGTAACAGGAATTATTCAGGAATTCCAATTTGGGATGAACTGGTCGGATTATTCCAGATTTGTCGGTGACGTCTTCGGGGCACCTCTGGCCATTGAAGCATTGCTTGCCTTCTTTATGGAGTCCACTTTTATCGGACTTTGGATTTTCGGCTGGGACCGTTTACCTAAAAAAGTGCACTTGGCAAGCATTTGGCTTGTATCTATTGGGACTATGATTTCCGGTTTTTGGATTTTAACAGCAAACTCCTTCATGCAAGTGCCTGTTGGTTATGAAATTAGAAATGGCAGGGCAGAAATGGTTGACTTTCTTGCACTTATAACCAATGGACAATTATGGGTGGAGTTTCCGCATGTCATCACAGGTGCATTAGCTACCGGAGCATTCTTCATTGCTGGTGTAAGTGCCTATAACCTATTAAAAAAGAAACATATTGAATTTTACAAGAAATCCATGAATATTGCCTTAATCATTGGTTTAATCGGCAGTTTGGGCGCAGCCTTCAGCGGACATGGCCAAGCACAATATCTTGTGAAAACACAGCCGATGAAGATGGCCGCTGCAGAGGGGATTTGGGAAGATACGCCTGATCCTGCGCCATGGTCGGCGTTTGCTTGGATTGATACAAACAATCAAGAAAATAAGTTTGAACTAAATATTCCTTATGCATTAAGCTATTTATCTTATTCTAAATTTGAAGGCAGTTTAAAAGGAATGAAAACTCTCCAAGCCGAATATGCGAAAAAATACGATCCAATCGTTGGCAAAGGTACGAATTACATCCCTCCAGTCAAAACAACGTATTGGAGCTTCCGTTTAATGATTGGCTTTGGCATAGCGATGATCTTATTATCGATGATTGGTCTGTATCTGTGGAAAAAGGGACACCTTGAGCAAAGCAGTATGTTCTTGAAAATCCTTGTGCCGGCTATCTCGTTTCCGTTTTTGGCAAACACTTTCGGATGGATCATGACCGAAGTGGGACGTCAGCCATGGACAGTATTTGGATTGATGACAACAGCTGACGCTGTATCACCAAATGTTTCTGCAGGGACCATTTTATTTTCCATCATTATGTACACACTGATATTCACGATTCTTGCAGGTGTGATGGTTTATTTAATGGTTCGTGAAATTAAACGAGGACCGGTAGAGCATCAAGATGTAAATTCAACGGTATCAATAGATCCATTCAATAAGGCAGGTGCTTAA
- a CDS encoding restriction endonuclease subunit S, translating to MKHKIISEEPSIVWSSELTTSRLDATYYSAKFIYNENKLSKAKTKSLKELLLKGNYGTLPDSGDYLENQNSVNGIYLIRGTDLRGNFIEINSLVTVPASYLTEKAKVENEDVLLLIKGVTLDKEWSVSIVNGLDKPAIFNGSIFRCKFNNEVDPYFMTIYMSTDYFLKQKNRAISNTGIYYNDLDMIHSFKVICPAPEIQSYIGSKVRKAEELREEAKRLKEEAEKLFNVYIDLKNYNSKFKGFKILNKSPFAVLVSAENINERLTSNSYNEQYLSINSLKYEKGYLFTQLQDIAEISAMIGWKNLTTKDYVKDNGVYLLRVQDIKDGYINISEDTVQVSKEKVDEQPQIQLKVGDIVFSKDGSLGFAAVVSDNMYNIPICAGSTLARIRLKKDINPYYLKLVLNSELIKVQISYFLSGIAQPHINQEYIKQLEIPLLKKDIELEIGQKVQKYEINILKSKKLIQEAKQDVEDLIEGKFDESKISEGV from the coding sequence TTGAAACACAAAATAATTTCAGAAGAACCAAGTATTGTTTGGTCTTCAGAGCTGACTACCTCTAGATTGGATGCCACATATTACAGCGCTAAGTTCATATATAATGAAAACAAACTTTCTAAAGCGAAAACCAAAAGTTTAAAAGAACTATTATTAAAAGGAAACTATGGAACATTACCAGACAGTGGTGATTATTTAGAAAATCAGAATAGCGTGAACGGAATCTATCTTATTAGAGGAACGGATTTAAGAGGCAATTTTATAGAAATTAATTCACTAGTAACGGTGCCAGCTAGTTACTTAACTGAAAAGGCTAAGGTAGAAAATGAAGACGTCTTATTACTAATAAAAGGTGTAACTTTAGATAAAGAGTGGTCCGTATCAATAGTCAATGGCTTAGATAAACCAGCGATTTTCAATGGTAGTATTTTTAGATGTAAGTTCAATAACGAAGTTGATCCATATTTTATGACTATATATATGAGTACAGATTATTTTTTGAAACAAAAAAATCGCGCAATTTCCAATACTGGAATTTATTATAATGACTTGGACATGATCCATTCTTTTAAAGTTATTTGTCCTGCTCCTGAGATTCAAAGTTATATCGGCAGCAAAGTCCGAAAAGCGGAAGAGTTACGGGAAGAAGCGAAGCGGTTGAAGGAAGAGGCTGAAAAATTGTTCAACGTTTATATAGATTTAAAAAATTATAATTCCAAATTTAAAGGTTTTAAAATACTAAATAAAAGCCCATTTGCAGTTTTAGTCTCTGCGGAAAATATAAATGAAAGATTAACTTCAAATTCATACAATGAACAATACTTATCAATCAATTCCCTAAAGTACGAAAAAGGATATTTATTTACCCAATTACAAGATATTGCGGAAATAAGTGCGATGATAGGGTGGAAAAATTTAACAACAAAAGATTATGTTAAAGATAATGGTGTTTATTTGTTAAGAGTGCAAGATATAAAAGATGGGTATATAAATATTTCTGAAGATACAGTTCAAGTTTCTAAGGAAAAAGTCGACGAACAGCCACAAATTCAGTTAAAAGTAGGAGATATTGTTTTTTCAAAAGATGGTTCGTTAGGATTTGCAGCAGTAGTGTCGGATAATATGTATAACATTCCAATATGCGCTGGTTCTACATTAGCACGTATAAGATTAAAAAAAGATATAAATCCTTATTACTTAAAATTGGTACTTAATTCAGAATTAATCAAGGTTCAGATTTCCTACTTTCTTTCTGGAATTGCACAACCTCATATAAACCAAGAATATATAAAACAACTTGAGATACCTTTACTAAAAAAAGATATTGAATTAGAAATCGGGCAGAAGGTACAGAAATATGAAATTAACATACTGAAAAGTAAAAAACTTATTCAGGAAGCCAAACAAGACGTCGAAGACCTGATCGAAGGCAAGTTCGATGAATCGAAAATTTCTGAAGGAGTGTAA